From Spirosoma aerolatum, one genomic window encodes:
- a CDS encoding TIGR00341 family protein, whose product MITENQNNLRANRSDVSAQFSRILRERFSLDEDKADEEAITQSISKGIEFRGINLWTLIFAIFIASIGLNVNSTAVIIGAMLISPLMGPIMGIGLGIGINDLTLIQRAIKNISIAVFISLLTSTIYFLISPLHIAQSELLARTSPTVWDAFIAFFGGLAGIIAGSRREKVTNVIPGVAIATALMPPLCTAGYGLATGNFYYFAGAFYLFLINCICISLSTFLMVRFLNFHKKEYLSPDVERRVRNTIWIAVLIVIVPSTYLAYQIVRKTIFEQSAKRFVSNECEFQYRQVINYAARYNRQQSKLELTLVGEPLPKDSINELKNRMVAYGIQDAQLVIKQGSFKDTEVDMNAITNTLADQMIKYSQGAIARKDQTIDSLQNYIRRNQIAGLPVADLRNELKTLMPDVRTFTATKALVMNTSSSRPDTVTLVYAQFSRKHKPTEKRRIERWLQSRTKSKKVKLLIE is encoded by the coding sequence ATGATTACTGAAAATCAAAACAACCTCCGAGCAAACCGCTCTGACGTGTCTGCTCAGTTTAGTCGAATTCTTCGTGAACGATTTAGCCTGGACGAGGATAAAGCTGACGAAGAAGCCATAACGCAGTCGATCAGTAAAGGCATTGAATTTCGCGGAATTAACCTTTGGACACTCATTTTTGCCATTTTTATTGCATCCATCGGGTTGAATGTTAATTCGACGGCTGTTATTATCGGAGCCATGCTCATTTCGCCACTAATGGGCCCGATTATGGGCATCGGTCTGGGTATTGGCATTAATGATCTGACGCTGATCCAGCGAGCTATCAAAAACATCAGCATTGCCGTCTTTATCAGCCTACTCACCTCGACCATCTACTTTTTAATCAGTCCACTACACATTGCACAATCCGAACTGCTGGCTCGTACATCACCTACCGTTTGGGACGCCTTTATTGCTTTTTTTGGTGGGCTCGCCGGGATTATTGCCGGATCGCGCCGGGAAAAAGTAACGAACGTGATTCCGGGAGTAGCCATTGCTACGGCCCTGATGCCCCCACTCTGTACGGCAGGGTATGGACTGGCAACCGGCAATTTCTATTACTTCGCCGGAGCTTTTTACCTGTTTCTGATCAACTGCATCTGTATCAGCCTGTCTACATTCCTGATGGTGCGCTTTCTGAATTTCCATAAGAAAGAGTATCTATCCCCCGATGTTGAGCGCAGGGTTCGAAATACTATCTGGATAGCCGTCCTGATCGTTATTGTACCCAGCACGTACCTCGCCTATCAGATTGTCCGTAAAACCATCTTCGAGCAATCGGCCAAACGGTTTGTGTCCAACGAATGTGAATTCCAATACCGGCAGGTCATTAATTATGCAGCCCGGTATAATCGCCAACAGAGTAAGCTGGAACTAACCCTAGTAGGCGAGCCGCTACCAAAAGACTCCATTAATGAACTGAAGAACAGAATGGTGGCTTATGGAATCCAGGATGCTCAACTAGTGATTAAACAGGGGAGTTTTAAAGATACCGAGGTCGATATGAACGCGATTACAAATACCCTGGCCGACCAGATGATCAAATACAGTCAGGGGGCCATAGCCCGAAAAGATCAAACCATCGACTCACTTCAAAACTACATCAGGCGAAATCAGATTGCAGGTCTTCCAGTAGCTGACCTTCGTAACGAGCTCAAAACACTTATGCCCGATGTACGCACGTTTACAGCGACCAAAGCTCTGGTGATGAACACATCCAGTAGCCGACCCGACACGGTTACCCTTGTTTATGCGCAGTTTTCCCGGAAACATAAACCTACCGAAAAACGCCGAATCGAACGCTGGCTGCAGAGCCGCACCAAAAGCAAAAAAGTTAAACTACTGATCGAATGA
- a CDS encoding cation:proton antiporter, with product MDLFTLTTLLIVASALFAYLNTRLLKLPDAIGIMVLSLAFSALLIGLNTIRPVWFTEVRQAVVQIDFGRVLFDVMLSFLLFAGAFHTNIDQLRQVRRSVILFALVGVLISTALIGLGLYGLAGWFGFAISWPLCLLFGALISPTDPIAVLGILAKFKLPENVKYNIVGESLFNDGVGVVVFASIYRIAVDGMESISAGTIALLFLEEAGGGILFGLILGYGLFRLVRSINHYQTEVLITIAGVMGGYLLAQKLHISGPLAMVVAGLLMGGKARGEAMSDVTEEYVDKFWELLDSILNAILFVLMGVELLLIDFRMAYWPLCAAVIILVLSARFLSIWFPFVVAHRWLNLDKYAPVMLTWGGLRGGLSIAMALSIPINLPNQDLLVTITYAVVLFSVIGQGLTMERLIRRLYPTSP from the coding sequence ATGGATCTATTTACCCTGACTACCTTACTGATTGTTGCTTCGGCGCTCTTTGCTTACCTGAATACCCGGCTGTTGAAATTGCCCGATGCTATTGGCATTATGGTGCTTTCGCTGGCTTTTTCGGCCTTGCTTATTGGGTTGAATACGATTCGCCCTGTCTGGTTCACCGAGGTCCGGCAAGCAGTGGTTCAAATTGATTTTGGCCGGGTTTTGTTCGATGTCATGCTCAGCTTCCTGTTGTTTGCGGGGGCATTTCATACGAATATCGATCAGCTTCGGCAGGTTCGTAGATCGGTTATCTTATTCGCTTTGGTTGGCGTCCTGATCAGTACTGCCCTCATCGGCCTAGGGCTTTATGGGTTAGCAGGATGGTTTGGCTTTGCGATTTCATGGCCCTTGTGCTTACTGTTCGGTGCGCTGATTTCTCCCACTGATCCCATTGCCGTTTTGGGCATCCTGGCCAAGTTTAAACTACCAGAGAACGTAAAATACAATATCGTAGGCGAATCGCTATTTAACGACGGTGTAGGGGTAGTTGTCTTTGCGTCCATCTATCGGATTGCTGTCGATGGTATGGAAAGCATCAGTGCGGGCACCATCGCTTTGTTGTTTCTGGAAGAAGCGGGAGGAGGAATCCTGTTTGGCCTGATTCTGGGCTATGGGCTATTTCGGTTAGTACGGTCGATCAATCATTACCAAACAGAAGTACTCATTACAATAGCAGGAGTTATGGGGGGCTATCTTTTGGCGCAAAAACTTCATATTTCCGGGCCATTAGCGATGGTCGTAGCGGGCTTACTGATGGGAGGTAAAGCCCGTGGTGAAGCGATGAGCGATGTCACCGAAGAATATGTTGATAAATTCTGGGAGCTACTGGATTCAATCCTGAATGCCATACTCTTCGTGTTGATGGGTGTCGAGCTTCTACTAATCGATTTCCGTATGGCCTATTGGCCCCTGTGTGCCGCCGTTATCATACTGGTGCTAAGCGCCCGGTTTTTATCGATCTGGTTCCCCTTTGTAGTAGCCCATCGATGGCTTAATCTGGACAAATACGCGCCAGTCATGCTTACCTGGGGTGGTTTGCGGGGCGGCTTGTCTATTGCCATGGCGCTTTCCATTCCTATCAACCTTCCGAACCAGGACTTACTGGTTACCATTACGTATGCGGTTGTGCTTTTCTCCGTAATTGGACAGGGGCTAACGATGGAACGGCTAATCCGAAGATTATATCCCACGTCTCCCTAG
- a CDS encoding chloride channel protein: MLPKLTRYALVLDWLDQHLIRRLYTERVRRVILQSLPFWVASLLVGLVAVGYEELFLWAERISFTWLSRQPYLVFVLTPLAFVMAWLTVSRLAPAARGSGIPQVMAGIELSTPKTHGRLAYLLSLRVALVKVLSSVVLLLGGGVIGREGPTIQISAAIFRAINRLQPAGWPQLSRQIALVTGGAAGLAAAFNTPLGGIVFVVEELTQTHITRFRTAVFTAVIIAGMTAQAILGPYLYLGFPKITSTTGWFLGIVVLVAIFCGLAGAAFAKVLLWANTYRRRFTTLPAQAGWVAGSGLLLAALAFWVGTDAFGTGKPIINRLLFQNDHLTPWYLFPVRFAGMTLSYCSGAAGGVFATSLSAGAILGDGLSRLVHVPPSDTNLVILVSMVSFLTGVVRSPFTAAILVLEMTDRHSAIFQLLLGGLMAQGAASLIDPVSFYEHLKAGFVTEALAQPESEPSQQTSEEIQAD, translated from the coding sequence ATGCTTCCTAAATTAACTCGGTATGCTCTTGTGCTGGACTGGCTGGACCAGCATCTCATTCGCCGATTGTATACCGAACGGGTTCGTCGGGTCATTTTACAAAGCTTACCGTTTTGGGTGGCGTCGTTGCTGGTTGGTCTGGTAGCTGTTGGCTATGAAGAATTGTTTCTTTGGGCCGAACGAATCAGCTTTACGTGGTTGAGCCGACAGCCCTATCTGGTATTTGTCCTGACGCCCCTGGCCTTCGTAATGGCCTGGCTCACCGTTAGCCGATTAGCTCCAGCGGCACGGGGAAGCGGTATACCTCAAGTAATGGCCGGTATCGAATTATCAACCCCAAAAACACACGGGCGTCTTGCGTATTTACTTAGCCTACGAGTTGCTCTCGTAAAGGTACTGAGCAGTGTAGTGCTTTTACTTGGTGGAGGGGTAATCGGCCGTGAAGGGCCAACCATCCAGATTTCGGCGGCTATTTTTCGGGCTATTAACCGTTTACAACCTGCCGGATGGCCGCAACTATCCCGGCAGATTGCTTTAGTCACCGGAGGAGCGGCCGGGCTGGCGGCTGCGTTTAACACCCCATTGGGAGGGATTGTATTCGTCGTCGAAGAACTCACCCAAACGCATATCACCCGCTTCCGAACGGCCGTTTTTACGGCCGTCATCATTGCCGGAATGACAGCCCAGGCGATTCTGGGACCCTATCTGTACCTTGGTTTTCCAAAGATTACCTCAACAACAGGCTGGTTTTTAGGGATAGTCGTACTTGTGGCGATCTTCTGTGGGCTGGCCGGAGCTGCTTTCGCCAAAGTGCTGTTGTGGGCCAATACCTACCGCCGACGGTTTACAACGCTACCTGCCCAGGCGGGTTGGGTAGCTGGTTCCGGGCTGCTCTTAGCCGCACTGGCCTTCTGGGTTGGCACGGATGCATTTGGCACCGGAAAGCCTATCATTAACCGTTTACTGTTTCAAAACGACCATCTGACTCCCTGGTATCTGTTTCCGGTTCGCTTTGCGGGTATGACCCTTAGCTACTGTAGCGGGGCAGCCGGAGGGGTCTTTGCTACATCGCTTAGCGCGGGGGCTATCCTTGGCGATGGCTTGTCCCGACTGGTTCACGTGCCCCCTTCCGATACGAACTTAGTGATTCTGGTCAGCATGGTTAGTTTCCTGACGGGCGTTGTGCGATCACCCTTTACGGCCGCCATTCTGGTATTGGAAATGACCGACCGCCATTCGGCAATTTTCCAGTTGTTGCTAGGTGGACTTATGGCCCAGGGAGCAGCCTCACTGATAGACCCGGTGTCGTTCTATGAGCACCTGAAAGCCGGTTTCGTGACTGAAGCCCTGGCGCAGCCCGAGTCGGAACCTTCCCAGCAAACGTCCGAGGAAATCCAGGCAGACTAA
- a CDS encoding coiled-coil domain-containing protein: MQETGHNSSNLAWTLALLIVVGLAGGLYWRTNRVWATHYNQIELRADSLLSVKFHLEDDIRDLKSQLETAADDKVYFDKRLNQFHSMLSRQDQQLDKVQQARLSQTNSIRLLKQQGDSLALIRDSLENQLAASRDKIGWLTDANKLLIGQNQDLEQEVRKLTTDMAGKVPRTTLTGNAFLVEPRKANTKVTAKARKTRSLLISCMVPAELQLEGRQEVFLSLTDEKGETMIPAIRTTTVELPDLNDVIPVHAAQMVSFTQVPQRIVFQISPANTWRAGLYRASIYTREAFLGTVEFRLRDSFWFF, encoded by the coding sequence ATGCAGGAAACTGGACACAATTCAAGTAATCTGGCCTGGACGTTGGCGCTGCTTATCGTTGTCGGGTTGGCTGGTGGCCTTTACTGGCGAACCAATCGAGTTTGGGCTACTCATTATAATCAGATTGAATTACGGGCAGACTCTTTACTGTCAGTCAAATTCCATCTCGAAGATGATATCCGCGATCTGAAGAGTCAGCTTGAAACGGCTGCCGACGATAAAGTCTATTTCGACAAACGGCTGAATCAATTCCACAGCATGCTAAGTCGGCAAGATCAACAGCTAGACAAAGTTCAACAAGCCCGACTTAGTCAGACAAACTCGATTCGATTGCTGAAACAGCAAGGCGATTCCTTAGCCCTTATACGCGATAGTCTGGAGAACCAACTGGCAGCGTCGCGGGATAAGATTGGCTGGTTGACGGATGCCAATAAGCTGCTCATTGGCCAGAATCAGGATTTGGAGCAGGAAGTAAGGAAATTGACTACCGATATGGCGGGCAAAGTTCCGCGCACAACGCTCACGGGCAACGCCTTTCTGGTTGAACCTCGAAAAGCCAATACAAAGGTTACGGCCAAAGCCAGGAAAACACGTAGCCTGCTTATTTCGTGTATGGTTCCGGCTGAGCTTCAACTGGAGGGGCGCCAGGAAGTTTTTTTAAGCCTGACCGATGAAAAAGGGGAAACGATGATACCTGCCATTCGAACAACAACTGTCGAACTGCCTGATCTGAACGATGTTATACCCGTTCATGCTGCACAAATGGTATCGTTCACCCAGGTTCCCCAGCGTATTGTCTTTCAGATCAGTCCGGCCAACACCTGGCGGGCTGGTCTGTACCGAGCCTCGATCTATACCCGGGAAGCTTTCCTGGGCACCGTTGAGTTTCGGTTGCGGGATAGTTTCTGGTTCTTCTGA
- a CDS encoding tetratricopeptide repeat protein, producing the protein MKTHVQLAMVLATLTAAPAGIALAQTTPPDANTLLNLGRFDEAKQLLLKNVQQNPSAQTYFETGYGYLRTGQPDSARIWFEKGIPMDEKRVPLNQTGAALTYLVKQDTANAKPKLDEVVSKSKGKNAEILYRIGEAYTGYLTPGNGSIKPIYPRIVNTAKAIDFLNRAADRDKKNPAIQLALGDAYYQNRDAGTAVSRYESAIELGMNPSRVYQRIGDIYWQGRNLNLAVENYKKAIEANPNYAPAYNQLAELYFLVNRYKEAASYIDQYENVSNDKRQESLLRQAQFHFLAKDYQRAISLIDSNRTALGQNPIVYRIEGWAYSSLKQPQKAIENLNTFLEKAPQKAMPDDYKYLGQAYLATEATDDDSLGVLYLEKAAPADTSENLYSDIARYYYRAKKHPEAVAALDSAAKHGFKADVQDLFRYGMSNYTLGFQRDSLGKLTRDTVRFALADSALALAQQGSPDYAPTVLYRAKANYYAYAPEEAVRNGKAKPYFEQFINMIADKPEERTRYKNDLVLAFKYLISFNELVTKDEAARNEWLQKGLTWFPDNKDLVAIATPPSGSQ; encoded by the coding sequence ATGAAAACGCATGTTCAATTAGCCATGGTACTCGCTACGCTGACGGCTGCGCCGGCTGGTATAGCACTAGCCCAAACAACGCCCCCTGATGCGAATACCTTACTCAACCTGGGCCGATTTGATGAGGCCAAACAACTTTTACTAAAGAACGTACAACAAAACCCGTCTGCTCAAACCTATTTCGAAACGGGCTATGGGTACCTGCGAACCGGTCAGCCCGACTCAGCCAGAATCTGGTTTGAGAAAGGCATCCCGATGGATGAAAAGCGTGTGCCGCTGAATCAGACGGGGGCTGCTTTAACGTATCTGGTCAAACAGGATACCGCGAATGCCAAGCCCAAACTTGACGAGGTTGTTTCGAAAAGCAAAGGTAAAAACGCAGAGATTCTATATCGGATTGGGGAGGCCTATACGGGTTATCTGACACCAGGAAATGGATCTATCAAACCTATTTATCCGCGCATTGTCAATACGGCCAAAGCTATCGATTTCCTTAATCGGGCAGCCGACCGTGACAAGAAAAACCCGGCTATTCAGTTAGCTTTGGGTGATGCCTATTACCAGAATCGGGACGCAGGTACGGCTGTATCACGCTACGAAAGTGCCATTGAATTAGGTATGAATCCCTCGCGCGTGTATCAGCGTATTGGCGACATCTACTGGCAGGGCCGCAACTTGAATCTGGCCGTTGAGAATTACAAGAAAGCCATAGAGGCCAACCCTAACTATGCGCCAGCCTATAACCAGCTGGCCGAATTATACTTCCTGGTCAACCGGTATAAGGAAGCCGCCAGCTACATCGATCAATATGAAAACGTATCGAACGATAAACGGCAGGAATCATTGCTTCGGCAGGCACAGTTTCATTTCCTGGCGAAGGATTATCAACGGGCCATCAGCTTGATCGACAGTAACCGAACGGCCCTGGGCCAAAACCCAATTGTGTACCGGATTGAAGGCTGGGCGTATTCATCGCTGAAACAGCCACAGAAAGCCATCGAAAATCTGAATACATTCCTGGAAAAAGCTCCGCAAAAAGCTATGCCCGACGATTATAAATACCTTGGGCAGGCCTATCTGGCAACCGAAGCAACGGACGACGATTCGCTGGGTGTGCTTTATCTGGAAAAAGCAGCTCCTGCCGATACCAGCGAAAACCTGTACAGCGATATTGCCCGCTATTATTACCGAGCCAAAAAACACCCCGAAGCTGTTGCCGCGCTCGATTCAGCCGCTAAGCATGGCTTCAAAGCCGACGTTCAGGATTTGTTCCGCTACGGCATGAGCAATTATACGCTGGGCTTTCAACGGGATAGCTTAGGGAAGCTTACTCGCGATACCGTCCGGTTTGCCCTGGCCGATTCGGCGCTGGCGCTGGCGCAGCAAGGGTCTCCCGACTATGCGCCTACGGTTCTGTACCGGGCCAAAGCGAATTATTACGCCTATGCCCCTGAAGAGGCTGTGCGGAATGGGAAAGCGAAACCGTATTTTGAGCAGTTTATCAATATGATAGCCGATAAACCCGAAGAACGAACTCGCTATAAAAATGACTTGGTGCTGGCCTTCAAATACCTCATTTCCTTTAACGAACTGGTCACCAAAGATGAAGCTGCCCGCAACGAATGGCTTCAAAAAGGACTGACCTGGTTCCCCGACAATAAAGACCTGGTCGCTATTGCTACGCCACCGTCCGGTTCTCAGTAA
- a CDS encoding vanadium-dependent haloperoxidase, translated as MKQRLILTLLLGLLACQPSATPEQYNPKASNPQLFYDCSKTLTDIMIHDVFKPPVASRIYGYTYLAAYEALQPGYTGYSSLMGKLNGSKAAPRPDSNTAYCYPVASLKAFITVGRALTFSSDLWDSFEKTFWPRLEALQIPDDVYDRSVQYGELIARHVLEYASKDHYKETRGFRYTVTNKPGTWVPTPPAYADACEPQWNTVRLFTLDSVRQFRCPPPAKYDLNRNSPFWKLTEEVYTIGKRQDKTEQAIAYFWDDNAFVTNISGHVMFASKKMSPVGHWLAIATTLARQQKLTMIQATQLFALTSIAMFDAFIACWDEKYTYIRIRPETVINNTIDPQWRPFLETPAFPEYVSGHSDISAAAGKVIGQLVGNNVAFTDSTELPYGHGVRSFTSVEAAYQEASISRVYGGIHYRDGVEEGTVQGEHVGQHVLQKLRPQSAIAKR; from the coding sequence ATGAAACAACGTTTGATCCTCACTCTGCTACTGGGTTTACTGGCTTGTCAGCCCAGTGCTACCCCCGAACAATACAATCCGAAGGCATCGAATCCGCAATTATTTTACGATTGCTCGAAAACGCTGACGGATATCATGATCCATGATGTTTTTAAGCCCCCCGTTGCCAGTCGAATTTACGGATACACCTATCTGGCGGCTTATGAAGCTTTACAACCCGGTTATACGGGGTACTCCTCCTTAATGGGTAAACTCAACGGATCAAAAGCGGCTCCCCGACCCGATTCTAACACTGCCTACTGCTATCCAGTCGCCAGTTTGAAAGCGTTCATAACGGTAGGCCGGGCGCTTACCTTTTCGTCCGATCTGTGGGATAGTTTTGAGAAAACCTTCTGGCCCCGCTTAGAAGCCCTCCAGATTCCGGATGATGTGTATGATCGGTCGGTGCAGTATGGCGAACTAATTGCCAGGCATGTTTTAGAATACGCCAGCAAAGACCATTATAAAGAAACACGGGGCTTTCGGTATACGGTGACCAATAAGCCGGGAACCTGGGTACCTACGCCCCCGGCCTATGCCGATGCCTGCGAACCTCAGTGGAATACGGTTCGGTTGTTTACGCTGGACTCTGTCCGCCAGTTTCGTTGCCCTCCCCCAGCCAAATACGACCTGAATCGCAACAGTCCATTCTGGAAACTGACCGAAGAAGTATATACCATTGGCAAACGGCAGGATAAGACCGAACAGGCCATTGCATATTTCTGGGACGATAACGCCTTTGTGACCAACATCTCGGGGCATGTGATGTTTGCCAGCAAAAAAATGTCGCCGGTGGGTCATTGGCTGGCCATTGCAACGACTCTGGCCCGGCAGCAAAAACTGACGATGATCCAGGCTACTCAGCTATTTGCACTGACGTCCATTGCCATGTTCGACGCATTCATTGCCTGTTGGGATGAAAAATACACCTACATTCGAATTCGACCCGAAACGGTGATCAATAACACCATCGATCCGCAGTGGCGTCCTTTTCTGGAAACCCCGGCTTTTCCCGAATATGTGAGTGGGCACAGCGACATTTCGGCCGCAGCAGGCAAGGTCATCGGGCAGTTAGTTGGCAATAATGTTGCCTTTACCGATTCGACCGAGCTGCCATATGGGCATGGAGTTCGGTCGTTTACCTCCGTTGAAGCCGCCTATCAGGAAGCCTCGATAAGCCGGGTTTATGGGGGTATTCATTATCGGGATGGCGTTGAGGAAGGTACGGTCCAGGGAGAACATGTCGGACAGCATGTATTGCAGAAATTGCGCCCCCAATCGGCCATTGCTAAACGATAA
- a CDS encoding universal stress protein, translated as MDEHSLATILTFIDFTESSLNALSVASRLCQQHEAQLRLVYVLKADYGQHPQPSVTNTSIEYLLREGADLIQLLATQTAQSFQIHCTSACRLGNKSDEIVTEASSVKADLIIMGTQTGSDMQSYRMNNDAYLVVESAHCPVLTVPDRKQWATFERILFPVRPIPGALDKYEFARRIIRKNKASLTVLALSAPEEVISIRDLQDILTELTTRLDDDQVVNQTLFCATDLMAATVLKKAQEIKTDLIIITAQLITTMDDLLIGPFTQQMIHNAQVPVLSIRSEADHYQAGELSRI; from the coding sequence ATGGACGAACATTCTCTAGCGACAATCCTGACGTTTATTGATTTTACTGAATCCTCGCTGAATGCTTTATCGGTTGCGAGCAGGCTCTGCCAACAGCACGAAGCACAACTACGGTTGGTCTACGTCTTAAAAGCCGACTATGGTCAGCATCCCCAGCCATCCGTAACGAATACGTCGATTGAGTACCTCCTTCGCGAAGGAGCTGATCTCATTCAATTACTGGCAACACAAACTGCTCAGTCATTTCAGATACATTGTACCAGTGCCTGTCGGCTCGGTAATAAATCCGACGAAATCGTGACGGAGGCTTCGTCAGTGAAAGCCGATCTGATTATTATGGGCACGCAAACGGGGTCGGATATGCAATCGTATCGAATGAACAACGACGCGTATCTAGTAGTAGAATCGGCTCATTGCCCGGTTCTGACCGTCCCTGACCGGAAGCAGTGGGCTACCTTTGAGCGTATTCTGTTTCCGGTCAGGCCGATACCCGGTGCTCTTGACAAATATGAGTTCGCCCGACGAATCATCCGAAAAAATAAAGCCTCACTCACTGTATTGGCGCTTTCAGCCCCCGAAGAAGTAATCAGTATTCGGGATTTGCAGGACATACTGACGGAATTGACCACCCGGCTGGACGATGATCAGGTGGTGAATCAAACCTTATTTTGCGCTACGGATTTAATGGCGGCTACGGTCCTAAAAAAAGCGCAGGAAATAAAGACCGATTTAATTATTATTACCGCTCAGCTTATTACAACGATGGACGACCTGCTGATTGGCCCGTTTACCCAGCAAATGATCCATAATGCGCAGGTGCCCGTCCTCTCTATCCGATCCGAAGCTGATCATTATCAGGCTGGGGAATTGAGTAGAATTTAA